In a genomic window of Xylophilus rhododendri:
- a CDS encoding CysB family HTH-type transcriptional regulator produces MNFQQLRSVREAVRCGFNLTDVAHALHTSQPGVSRQIRELEDELGIALFVRSGKRLTGMTEPGAHVLPVIERILQDSSNLRSAAQEFVAQKSGRLVIAATHSQARYALPGAVQDFRRQFPNVRLHLHQGSPQQVAEMLMAGEADVGIATEALDRYEGLVALPCYRWTHSAIVQPGHALLDGGITLERLARYPLITYDTGFTGRPHIDGAFAQQGLVPDIVLSAMDADVIKAYVELGMGVGIVASIAYEAERDTGLRALDVGHLFGINLTKLALRRGSYLRGYVYAFIECFAPTLVRSVVEQALGDESGEHYDI; encoded by the coding sequence ATGAACTTCCAGCAGTTGCGCTCCGTGCGGGAAGCCGTGCGTTGCGGCTTCAACCTCACCGATGTCGCGCATGCCCTGCACACCTCGCAGCCGGGCGTCAGCCGCCAGATCCGCGAACTCGAGGACGAGCTGGGCATCGCCCTGTTCGTGCGCTCCGGCAAACGCCTGACCGGCATGACCGAGCCCGGCGCCCATGTGCTGCCGGTGATCGAACGCATCCTGCAGGACAGCAGCAATCTGCGCAGCGCCGCGCAGGAGTTCGTGGCGCAGAAGAGCGGCCGCCTGGTGATCGCCGCCACCCACTCGCAGGCACGTTACGCCCTGCCCGGCGCGGTGCAGGATTTCCGCCGCCAGTTCCCCAACGTGCGCCTGCACCTGCACCAGGGCTCGCCGCAGCAGGTGGCCGAGATGCTGATGGCCGGCGAGGCCGACGTCGGCATCGCCACCGAGGCGCTGGACCGCTACGAGGGCCTGGTCGCCCTGCCCTGCTACCGCTGGACCCATTCGGCCATCGTGCAGCCGGGCCATGCGCTGCTCGACGGCGGCATCACGCTGGAGCGGCTGGCGCGTTATCCGCTGATCACCTACGACACCGGCTTCACCGGCCGCCCGCATATCGACGGCGCCTTCGCGCAGCAGGGCCTGGTGCCGGACATCGTGCTCTCGGCCATGGATGCCGACGTGATCAAGGCCTATGTGGAGCTGGGCATGGGCGTGGGCATCGTGGCCTCGATCGCCTACGAGGCCGAGCGGGATACGGGCCTGCGGGCGCTGGATGTCGGCCACCTGTTCGGCATCAACCTCACCAAGCTCGCGCTGCGCCGCGGCAGTTATCTGCGGGGTTATGTCTACGCCTTCATCGAGTGCTTCGCGCCGACGCTGGTGCGCTCGGTGGTGGAGCAGGCGCTGGGCGACGAATCCGGCGAGCACTACGACATCTGA
- a CDS encoding efflux transporter outer membrane subunit encodes MAAFRFLLSTLSLAALAGCMMGPDYRGAPDAAPHASAAAAFQRADAALETPAPPPSRWWEALEDPQLTRLIDQALASSPNLQAAEARIRQARATLQQRRSAALPGATATGAAIKASVPGNSPLAALGGSSSSSSSSSSSAETSSGHRTIDFYSAGFDAMWEIDLFGGVRRGIEGAAAQTDAAIAQYQDAQVQMAAEVGQAYASLRGLQRQLALGRSNAELQQRMLALTEARRRGGTADELDLERARAQLTSTQADIVPLPGRIQETLDQLALLTGQEPGALDAELGPPAPPPRLPATVAVGDPAAMLRRRPDVRAAERTLAAGNAAIGQAIAQRFPKVTLFGNIGFSSSSASDLFHHDKLAVLGGPILQWNFLDFGANRARVNQSRAAYDEADARYRQAVLAALQDAEQGISRFRSQRDTLEQLVASRDSATRAARLAQLRWRGGTISQLDALDAERQRLQAEDGLTQGATALLTQYVSLQKSLGLGWSEPPQRQGEPVAAR; translated from the coding sequence ATGGCTGCGTTTCGATTCCTCCTGAGTACCCTGTCGCTGGCCGCGCTGGCGGGCTGCATGATGGGGCCGGACTACCGTGGTGCACCCGACGCGGCGCCACACGCCTCGGCCGCCGCGGCCTTCCAGCGGGCGGATGCCGCGCTGGAGACGCCGGCGCCGCCGCCGTCGCGCTGGTGGGAGGCGCTGGAAGATCCGCAGCTCACCCGGCTGATCGACCAGGCGCTGGCCTCCAGCCCCAATCTGCAGGCGGCCGAGGCGCGCATCCGCCAGGCGCGGGCCACGCTGCAGCAGCGGCGTTCGGCGGCCCTGCCGGGAGCGACTGCGACCGGCGCGGCGATCAAGGCCTCGGTGCCGGGCAACAGTCCGCTGGCGGCGCTGGGGGGATCGTCTTCCTCCTCCTCGTCTTCTTCTTCTTCGGCCGAGACCTCCAGCGGCCACCGCACCATCGACTTCTACAGCGCCGGCTTCGACGCCATGTGGGAGATCGACCTCTTCGGCGGCGTGCGGCGCGGCATCGAAGGCGCGGCGGCGCAGACCGACGCGGCCATCGCCCAGTACCAGGACGCCCAGGTGCAGATGGCGGCCGAGGTCGGCCAGGCCTATGCCAGCTTGCGCGGCCTGCAGCGGCAGCTCGCCCTGGGCCGCAGCAATGCCGAACTGCAGCAGCGCATGCTGGCCCTGACCGAGGCCCGCCGCCGTGGCGGCACGGCCGACGAGCTGGACCTGGAGCGCGCCCGCGCCCAGCTCACCAGCACCCAGGCCGACATCGTGCCCCTGCCCGGCCGCATCCAGGAGACGCTGGACCAGCTCGCCCTGCTCACCGGCCAGGAGCCCGGTGCGCTCGATGCCGAACTCGGCCCGCCCGCGCCGCCGCCCCGGCTGCCGGCCACGGTGGCGGTCGGCGATCCGGCCGCCATGCTGCGCCGCCGGCCCGATGTGCGGGCGGCCGAACGCACGCTGGCGGCGGGCAATGCGGCCATCGGCCAGGCGATCGCACAGCGCTTTCCCAAGGTCACGCTGTTCGGCAACATCGGCTTCAGTTCGAGCAGCGCCTCGGACCTGTTCCACCACGACAAACTCGCGGTGCTGGGCGGGCCCATCCTGCAGTGGAACTTCCTGGACTTCGGCGCCAACCGGGCGCGGGTGAACCAGTCCCGCGCGGCCTACGACGAGGCCGATGCGCGCTACCGGCAGGCGGTGCTGGCGGCGCTGCAGGATGCGGAGCAGGGCATCTCGCGTTTTCGCAGCCAGCGCGACACGCTGGAGCAGCTCGTGGCCTCGCGCGACTCGGCCACCCGCGCCGCGCGTCTCGCGCAACTGCGCTGGCGCGGCGGCACCATCAGCCAGCTCGATGCGCTGGATGCCGAACGCCAGCGCCTGCAGGCCGAGGACGGACTGACCCAGGGCGCGACGGCGCTGCTGACGCAGTATGTGTCGCTGCAGAAGAGCCTGGGCCTGGGCTGGTCCGAGCCGCCGCAGCGGCAGGGCGAGCCGGTGGCGGCCCGCTGA
- a CDS encoding AsmA-like C-terminal region-containing protein: MPHRRTALRASLAVLALVAVLAIGLAVAIPSEEQLARKAEKALGEKLGVPVHIGQLHWQLLPTPLIEVRDARTEQDRPIELKHLQAWPRLGRLLHLEIAFSRVRLAGASLPQPSLHALHGAESKPTPTGPLHLGDLPVARVEFSDVVWTGKRPVPLSFDGDADFDTQWRPRRAAVWRTETSPPARLDLQRLDGQDRWQADVAIASGTWNGTLAMQQPSPETFRITGELDPKGIDLSQLLEAFKRRPVLAGRASGHSTLQAEGGKLGEIVQSLRTSTRFSVAPATILRFDLDRTIRTLGKEHAGTTPLDSLTGVLDTQNGADGIEMRYHDLVARSGKLSARGSVVLKNRQVDADVAVDLVDGVVGVPLKITGPVDRPSYSVPASAIAGAAVGTAVLPGVGTVLGARIGDAIGRIFGGPNQAARPAAPAGPPGGR, translated from the coding sequence ATGCCCCACCGCCGAACCGCCCTACGCGCCAGCCTCGCCGTCCTGGCCCTTGTCGCGGTGCTGGCCATCGGCCTGGCCGTGGCCATCCCCAGCGAAGAGCAACTCGCCCGCAAGGCCGAAAAAGCGCTGGGCGAAAAGCTCGGCGTGCCGGTGCATATCGGCCAGCTGCATTGGCAGTTGCTGCCCACGCCGTTGATCGAGGTGCGCGATGCCCGTACCGAACAGGACCGCCCCATCGAACTCAAGCACCTGCAGGCCTGGCCGCGCCTGGGCCGGCTGCTGCACCTGGAGATCGCCTTCAGCCGGGTGCGCCTGGCGGGCGCCAGCCTGCCCCAGCCCTCGCTGCATGCCCTGCACGGCGCCGAATCGAAGCCCACGCCGACAGGGCCGCTGCACCTGGGCGACCTGCCGGTCGCGCGGGTCGAATTCAGCGATGTGGTGTGGACCGGCAAGCGCCCCGTCCCGCTCAGCTTCGACGGCGATGCCGATTTCGACACCCAGTGGCGCCCGCGCCGCGCCGCCGTCTGGCGCACCGAAACCAGCCCGCCCGCGCGCCTGGACCTGCAGCGCCTGGACGGCCAGGACCGCTGGCAAGCCGACGTCGCGATCGCCAGCGGCACCTGGAACGGCACCCTGGCAATGCAGCAGCCCAGCCCCGAGACCTTCCGCATCACCGGCGAACTCGACCCCAAGGGCATCGACCTGAGCCAGCTGCTGGAAGCCTTCAAACGCCGCCCCGTGCTGGCCGGCCGCGCATCCGGCCACAGCACCCTGCAGGCCGAAGGCGGCAAGCTCGGCGAGATCGTGCAGTCGCTGCGCACCAGCACCCGCTTCTCGGTCGCGCCCGCCACCATTCTGCGTTTCGACCTGGACCGCACCATCCGCACGCTGGGCAAGGAACACGCCGGCACCACGCCGCTGGATTCGCTCACCGGCGTACTCGACACGCAGAACGGCGCGGACGGCATCGAGATGCGTTACCACGACCTCGTCGCCCGCTCCGGCAAGCTGAGCGCGCGGGGCAGCGTGGTGCTGAAGAACCGCCAGGTGGATGCCGATGTCGCCGTCGATCTGGTGGACGGCGTGGTGGGTGTGCCGCTCAAGATCACCGGGCCGGTCGACCGGCCTAGCTATTCGGTGCCGGCCTCTGCGATCGCCGGTGCCGCGGTGGGCACCGCGGTGCTGCCCGGCGTGGGCACGGTGCTGGGAGCGCGTATCGGGGATGCCATCGGCCGCATCTTCGGCGGGCCGAATCAAGCCGCGCGGCCGGCCGCGCCCGCGGGCCCGCCGGGCGGCCGATAA
- a CDS encoding DHA2 family efflux MFS transporter permease subunit: MSAATADGGGAGKASGDSKAKTSSGKADAGAWLAVAAGTIGSFMALLDVSIVNASLPTIQGEIGATGTEGTWISTAYLVSEIVMIALAGWFQRMLGLRRFLLAATILFIGFSMVCGLSSSLAQMVIGRVGQGFTGGAMIPTAMTIVSTRLPPKQQPVGVALFGITAVLGPVIGPLLGGWLTENISWHYAFFLNLPVSIVLIALLVIGLPAQKGRPELLANADWWGIFGLAIGLGCLTVVLEEGQRERWFESDLIIKLTVCSVIGFIALAIGQFTAESKQREPVVYLRILRQRTFGMVFLISLVVGGALYGLLYLIPQYLAMVAGYNSLQAGYVVLISGIPAICMMPLFPFLARTVDIRLLIALGLLCFAGSCFLNAHLTPDTVGEDFIGPQILRGFGQYFCMLFLNQAATSSVSKEFAEDASGLFNGARNLGGSFGLAVVATLQDRRTTLHVQQVGESITANAPRGQDYIAGLSAQLGFGDTASGLQRAIQTFGREVERQATVMGYSDLFWVFGMVLLCTIPLVLFLKPLPGQQGAGPAG; encoded by the coding sequence ATGAGCGCCGCGACGGCGGATGGCGGCGGCGCCGGCAAGGCTTCCGGCGATTCGAAGGCCAAGACATCTTCCGGCAAGGCCGATGCCGGCGCCTGGCTGGCGGTGGCGGCCGGCACCATCGGCTCCTTCATGGCGCTGCTGGACGTCTCCATCGTCAATGCCTCGCTGCCCACCATCCAGGGCGAGATCGGCGCCACCGGCACCGAGGGCACCTGGATCTCCACCGCCTACCTGGTCTCCGAGATCGTGATGATCGCGCTGGCCGGCTGGTTCCAGCGCATGCTGGGGCTGCGGCGTTTCCTGCTGGCGGCGACCATCCTGTTCATCGGCTTCTCGATGGTCTGCGGCCTGTCGTCCAGCCTGGCGCAGATGGTGATCGGCCGGGTCGGCCAGGGCTTCACCGGCGGGGCGATGATTCCCACCGCGATGACCATCGTCAGCACCCGGCTGCCGCCGAAACAGCAGCCGGTGGGCGTGGCGCTGTTCGGCATCACGGCGGTGCTGGGGCCGGTGATCGGGCCGCTGCTCGGTGGCTGGCTCACCGAGAACATCAGCTGGCACTACGCCTTCTTCCTGAACCTGCCGGTGAGCATCGTGCTGATCGCCCTGCTGGTCATCGGCCTGCCCGCGCAGAAAGGGCGGCCGGAGCTGCTGGCCAACGCCGACTGGTGGGGCATCTTCGGACTGGCGATCGGCCTGGGCTGCCTGACGGTGGTGCTGGAGGAGGGCCAGCGCGAGCGCTGGTTCGAGTCCGATCTCATCATCAAGCTGACCGTGTGTTCGGTGATCGGCTTCATCGCGCTGGCCATCGGCCAGTTCACCGCCGAATCGAAGCAACGCGAGCCGGTGGTCTACCTGCGCATCCTGCGCCAGCGCACCTTCGGCATGGTGTTCCTCATCAGCCTGGTGGTGGGTGGCGCGCTCTACGGCCTGCTCTACCTCATACCGCAGTACCTGGCGATGGTGGCGGGCTACAACTCGCTGCAGGCGGGTTATGTGGTGCTGATCAGCGGCATTCCGGCGATCTGCATGATGCCGCTCTTCCCCTTCCTGGCGCGCACGGTGGACATCCGCCTGCTCATCGCGCTGGGCCTGCTGTGTTTCGCCGGCAGCTGTTTCCTGAATGCCCACCTCACGCCCGATACGGTGGGCGAGGACTTCATCGGCCCGCAGATCCTGCGCGGCTTCGGCCAGTACTTCTGCATGCTGTTCCTGAACCAGGCGGCGACGAGTTCGGTGTCCAAGGAGTTCGCGGAGGATGCCTCGGGCCTGTTCAACGGCGCCCGCAACCTGGGCGGCTCCTTCGGGCTGGCGGTGGTGGCCACCTTGCAGGACAGGCGCACCACGCTGCATGTGCAGCAGGTGGGCGAGTCGATCACGGCCAATGCGCCGCGCGGGCAGGACTACATCGCGGGGCTGTCGGCGCAGCTGGGCTTCGGCGACACGGCCAGCGGCTTGCAGCGCGCCATCCAGACCTTCGGCCGCGAGGTGGAGCGGCAGGCGACGGTGATGGGTTATTCCGATCTCTTCTGGGTCTTCGGCATGGTGCTGCTGTGCACCATCCCGCTGGTCCTGTTCCTGAAACCGCTGCCCGGGCAGCAAGGCGCCGGTCCGGCGGGTTGA
- a CDS encoding methyl-accepting chemotaxis protein, whose translation MSLFSLRRFTIRMRMYGAIVLVVGLVALLGGGGYWGMGSIQRNAEFFVSTSTSATGTMAELRDSLQTARRAEKDMIIQYEKPEGVRAARTRWTTALDKANGTAKRFADERGGDDAGAMGEVMALVGKYRDAFSATANQLESGGYESATTANRMSARAVGVFEEAEKKLGALDDRLRAQTQQALADQAGMAHRIQMLFAIVVLVAVLTVVPLTLMNMRSICQPLEQARHTALAIARGDLSQPIAVEGRDELADLQRALAGMQDGLGAMVSQVRNASESIASASQQIAAGNQDLSNRTESTAGNVQETVASITELGSNVQQTASSAQTAHALATTASGAATRGGEVVQQAVASMQDIATSSRRINDIIALIDSIAFQTNILALNAAVEAARAGEQGRGFAVVASEVRNLAQRSAQAAQEIKGLIETSVTAVDGGVKLVRDAGAAMDEIVAGVKRVGGIIGEISSSANLQTTGIGAVSDAVNDIDRMTQQNAALVEESAAAAESLREQAVRLAGVVGQFQLSTALVGQGQRPAGPAAVAAKRVGGKAEPRLLAGT comes from the coding sequence ATGTCCCTGTTTTCGTTGCGCCGTTTCACCATCCGGATGCGCATGTATGGCGCGATCGTGCTGGTGGTCGGACTGGTCGCCCTGCTGGGCGGCGGTGGTTACTGGGGCATGGGGTCGATCCAGCGCAACGCCGAGTTCTTCGTCTCCACCTCCACCTCGGCCACCGGCACCATGGCCGAGCTGCGCGATTCGCTGCAGACGGCCCGGCGCGCCGAGAAGGACATGATCATCCAGTACGAGAAGCCCGAAGGCGTGCGGGCCGCCCGCACCCGCTGGACGACCGCGCTGGACAAGGCCAACGGCACCGCCAAGCGCTTCGCCGATGAGCGTGGCGGCGACGATGCCGGCGCGATGGGCGAGGTGATGGCGCTGGTCGGCAAGTACCGCGATGCGTTCTCCGCCACGGCCAACCAGCTCGAATCCGGCGGCTACGAGTCGGCCACCACCGCCAACCGCATGAGCGCACGCGCCGTCGGTGTGTTCGAGGAAGCCGAGAAGAAGCTGGGCGCGCTCGACGACAGGCTGCGCGCCCAGACCCAGCAGGCCCTGGCCGACCAGGCCGGCATGGCGCACCGCATCCAGATGCTGTTCGCCATCGTGGTGCTGGTGGCGGTGCTGACGGTGGTGCCGCTCACGCTGATGAACATGCGCTCGATCTGCCAGCCGCTGGAGCAGGCCCGCCACACCGCGCTGGCCATCGCCCGGGGCGACCTGTCGCAGCCGATCGCGGTGGAAGGCCGCGACGAACTGGCCGACCTGCAGCGGGCCCTGGCCGGCATGCAGGACGGCCTGGGCGCCATGGTCTCGCAGGTGCGCAACGCCAGCGAAAGCATCGCCAGCGCCAGCCAGCAGATCGCCGCGGGCAACCAGGACTTGTCCAACCGCACCGAGAGCACGGCCGGCAATGTGCAGGAGACGGTGGCTTCCATCACCGAACTCGGCAGCAACGTGCAGCAGACGGCCTCCTCGGCCCAGACCGCCCATGCGCTGGCCACGACCGCCAGTGGCGCGGCCACGCGCGGCGGCGAGGTGGTGCAGCAGGCCGTGGCCAGCATGCAGGACATCGCCACTTCGAGCCGGCGCATCAACGACATCATCGCGCTGATCGATTCGATCGCCTTCCAGACCAACATCCTGGCGCTCAACGCCGCGGTGGAAGCCGCACGCGCCGGTGAACAGGGCCGCGGCTTCGCGGTCGTCGCCAGCGAAGTGCGCAACCTGGCGCAGCGCTCGGCGCAGGCGGCCCAGGAGATCAAGGGCCTGATCGAGACCAGCGTGACCGCGGTGGACGGCGGCGTGAAGCTGGTGCGCGATGCCGGCGCGGCCATGGACGAGATCGTGGCCGGCGTGAAGCGCGTGGGCGGCATCATCGGCGAGATCAGCAGCTCGGCGAACCTGCAGACCACCGGCATCGGCGCGGTGAGCGATGCGGTCAACGACATCGACCGCATGACCCAGCAGAACGCGGCACTGGTCGAGGAATCGGCCGCGGCGGCCGAGTCGCTGCGCGAGCAGGCGGTGCGCCTGGCGGGTGTGGTGGGCCAGTTCCAGCTGTCCACCGCGCTGGTGGGCCAGGGGCAGCGTCCGGCCGGTCCGGCGGCTGTGGCGGCCAAGCGTGTCGGCGGCAAAGCCGAGCCCCGGCTGCTGGCCGGGACCTGA
- a CDS encoding heavy metal translocating P-type ATPase, translating into MKTSALAVDTPLDLSVGGMTCASCVARVEKALRAVPGVADASVNLATETARIRIGPDAPADTDWPARLRRAVRDAGYEPRTAQEVALADAASPWAGLWPVAVGGVLSLALMLPMLAELAGQHLMLAPVWQLLLAAPVQFWLGARFYRAGWAALRAGSGNMDLLVALGTSAAFGLSLWLWWRALPGQMPHLYFEASATVITLVLLGKWLEARAKRQTGSAIRALQALRPETARVLRKRREVEMPVAELLVGDTVVLRPGERVPADGRVIEGRSQADESLLTGEPLPVDKAPGDSVTGGSVNGDGRLLVQVSAIGAETVLAQVVRLVEDAQAAKAPIQRLVDRVAAVFVPVVLLIAALTLLGWLLAGAGVETSLVHAVSVLVIACPCALGLATPAAIMAGTGVAARHGILVRDASALEQARGIVTVAFDKTGTLTSGRPRLSAFEAVDGGATEGWLAIAAALQSGSEHPLARAVVSAAGERQLELPLAEGLRVEPGRGLMAQVAGREFLLGSERWMAELGVVLPASAAGGENAGATVSLLAERIDDRVEPRARLYFEDSARPGARAALQALRQRGLKLALLSGDRAAAVAAMALQLGLRPDECHAELLPADKVSTLRKLAATGPVAMVGDGINDAPALAAADLGIAMGSGTDVALQAAGITLMRADPALVGAALDIARRTGAKIRQNLFWAFVYNLAGIPLAAFGLLSPVVAGAAMALSSVSVMANALLLRRWSTDLSLTNEKP; encoded by the coding sequence ATGAAGACTTCTGCCCTGGCTGTCGATACGCCGCTGGACCTGTCGGTCGGCGGCATGACCTGCGCCTCCTGCGTGGCGCGTGTGGAAAAGGCTTTGCGCGCCGTGCCCGGCGTGGCGGATGCCAGCGTCAATCTCGCCACGGAGACGGCGCGCATCCGCATCGGCCCCGATGCACCGGCCGATACCGACTGGCCGGCGCGCCTGCGCCGGGCGGTGCGCGATGCCGGCTACGAACCGCGCACCGCCCAGGAGGTGGCGCTGGCGGATGCGGCCTCGCCCTGGGCCGGGCTGTGGCCGGTGGCGGTGGGCGGGGTGCTCAGCCTGGCCCTGATGCTGCCGATGCTGGCGGAACTGGCCGGCCAACACCTGATGCTGGCGCCGGTCTGGCAGCTGCTGCTGGCCGCGCCGGTGCAGTTCTGGCTGGGCGCGCGTTTCTACCGGGCCGGCTGGGCGGCGCTGCGGGCGGGCAGCGGCAATATGGATTTGCTGGTGGCGCTGGGCACCTCGGCGGCCTTCGGGCTGTCGCTGTGGCTGTGGTGGCGTGCGCTGCCCGGGCAGATGCCGCATCTGTACTTCGAGGCCTCGGCCACCGTCATCACCCTGGTGCTGCTGGGCAAGTGGCTGGAGGCGCGCGCCAAGCGCCAGACCGGCAGCGCCATCCGCGCCCTGCAGGCGCTGCGGCCGGAGACGGCGCGGGTGCTGCGCAAGCGCCGCGAGGTGGAGATGCCGGTGGCCGAGCTGCTGGTGGGCGATACGGTGGTGCTGCGGCCGGGCGAGCGGGTGCCGGCGGATGGCCGGGTGATCGAGGGCCGCTCGCAGGCCGACGAATCCCTGCTCACCGGCGAGCCGCTGCCGGTGGACAAGGCGCCGGGCGACAGCGTCACCGGCGGTTCGGTCAACGGCGACGGGCGGCTGCTGGTGCAGGTGTCGGCTATCGGCGCCGAGACGGTGCTGGCCCAGGTGGTGCGCCTGGTGGAGGACGCGCAGGCGGCCAAGGCGCCGATCCAGCGCCTGGTCGACCGGGTGGCGGCCGTCTTCGTGCCGGTGGTGCTGCTGATCGCCGCGCTGACCCTGCTCGGCTGGCTGCTGGCCGGGGCCGGCGTGGAGACGTCGCTGGTGCATGCGGTGTCGGTGCTGGTGATCGCCTGCCCCTGCGCGCTGGGCCTGGCGACGCCGGCGGCGATCATGGCCGGCACCGGCGTGGCGGCGCGCCACGGCATCCTGGTGCGCGATGCCTCGGCGCTGGAGCAGGCGCGCGGCATCGTGACCGTGGCCTTCGACAAGACCGGCACACTCACCAGCGGCCGGCCGCGGCTGTCGGCCTTCGAGGCGGTGGATGGCGGCGCGACCGAGGGCTGGCTGGCGATCGCCGCGGCGCTGCAGTCGGGCAGCGAGCATCCGCTGGCGCGGGCGGTGGTGTCGGCGGCCGGCGAACGCCAGCTGGAACTGCCGCTGGCCGAGGGCCTGCGCGTCGAGCCCGGCCGCGGCCTGATGGCACAGGTGGCGGGACGGGAATTCCTGCTCGGCAGCGAGCGCTGGATGGCGGAGCTGGGTGTGGTCCTGCCCGCATCCGCGGCCGGCGGCGAAAACGCCGGCGCGACCGTCTCGCTGCTGGCCGAACGCATTGACGACCGGGTCGAGCCACGCGCCCGGCTCTATTTCGAGGACAGCGCCCGGCCCGGCGCCCGTGCGGCCCTGCAGGCCCTGCGCCAGCGCGGCCTGAAGCTGGCGCTGCTGTCGGGCGACCGCGCGGCCGCCGTCGCCGCGATGGCGCTGCAACTGGGCCTGCGGCCGGACGAATGCCATGCCGAACTGCTGCCCGCCGACAAGGTGAGCACGCTGCGCAAGCTGGCCGCCACGGGCCCGGTGGCCATGGTGGGCGACGGCATCAACGACGCGCCCGCGCTGGCGGCCGCCGACCTGGGCATCGCCATGGGCAGCGGCACCGATGTGGCGCTGCAGGCCGCCGGCATCACGTTGATGCGGGCGGACCCGGCGCTGGTCGGCGCGGCGCTGGACATCGCCCGGCGCACCGGCGCCAAGATCCGACAGAACCTGTTCTGGGCCTTTGTCTACAACCTCGCCGGCATTCCGCTGGCGGCTTTCGGGCTGCTCAGCCCGGTGGTCGCCGGAGCGGCGATGGCCCTGAGTTCGGTCAGCGTGATGGCCAATGCGCTGTTGTTGCGGCGCTGGTCCACGGATTTGAGTCTGACTAACGAGAAACCATAA
- a CDS encoding HlyD family secretion protein has product MAEDQDQDTASNNTKSGDRDPPAREDDSSSSQKGQDEQDGKKDQDGKGGDEPAKPSPLKNPKVRIGLAVVGLILLVVGTLWFIHYWRHGRFVQKTNDAYLQADQVAISSKVPGYVEEVYVSDNQTVDVGTPLVRIDPRDTRARAEQAQAQVDQGLASMAQADAQIAQQRSQVAVADAQLQGAVSNLKHAQEEVDRYRPLVAEGAHSAEQLDRLLQTRDQAASQLAASRAQRESALRQDGTLRAQRQVAAAQVEQARAQQRQTESDLASTIVRSSIAGRVGDRTVRVGQYVQPATRLMSVVPIDQLYLVANFKETQIGLMRIGQSADIQVDALPGSVLHGEVQSFSPGTGAQFALLPPQNATGNFTKVVQRVPVRIQIDAGPEARRVLLAGLSATVEVDTLGAKKQRERAEDESDDSKDRRKDTHEQDVERDRRTQQPGPGK; this is encoded by the coding sequence ATGGCTGAAGACCAGGACCAGGACACCGCATCCAACAACACCAAGAGCGGCGACCGAGATCCTCCAGCCCGCGAAGACGACAGCTCGTCCTCGCAGAAGGGCCAGGACGAGCAGGACGGCAAGAAGGACCAGGACGGCAAGGGTGGCGACGAGCCTGCCAAGCCCTCCCCGCTCAAGAACCCCAAGGTCCGCATCGGCCTGGCTGTCGTCGGCCTGATCTTGCTGGTGGTGGGCACCCTCTGGTTCATCCACTACTGGCGCCACGGGCGTTTCGTGCAGAAGACCAACGACGCCTATCTGCAGGCCGACCAGGTGGCGATCTCCTCCAAGGTGCCGGGCTATGTGGAAGAGGTCTACGTCAGCGACAACCAGACGGTGGACGTCGGCACGCCGCTGGTGCGCATCGACCCACGCGACACCCGTGCCCGTGCCGAGCAGGCACAGGCCCAGGTGGACCAGGGCCTGGCCTCCATGGCCCAGGCCGATGCGCAGATCGCCCAGCAGCGCTCGCAGGTGGCGGTGGCCGATGCGCAGCTGCAGGGCGCGGTCTCCAATCTGAAGCATGCGCAGGAAGAGGTCGACCGCTACCGGCCGCTGGTGGCCGAAGGCGCGCACAGCGCCGAGCAGCTCGACCGCCTGCTGCAGACCCGCGACCAGGCGGCCTCGCAGCTGGCGGCCAGCCGGGCGCAGCGGGAGTCCGCATTGCGCCAGGACGGCACCCTGCGCGCCCAGCGCCAGGTGGCGGCGGCGCAGGTGGAGCAGGCGCGTGCCCAGCAGCGCCAGACCGAGTCCGATCTGGCGTCGACCATCGTGCGCAGCAGCATCGCCGGGCGTGTGGGCGACCGCACGGTGCGGGTCGGCCAGTATGTGCAGCCGGCCACGCGCCTGATGTCGGTGGTGCCGATCGACCAGCTCTACCTGGTGGCCAACTTCAAGGAAACCCAGATCGGCCTGATGCGCATCGGCCAGTCGGCCGACATCCAGGTCGACGCCCTGCCCGGCAGCGTGCTGCACGGCGAGGTGCAGAGCTTCTCCCCCGGCACCGGCGCGCAGTTCGCGCTGCTGCCGCCGCAGAACGCCACCGGCAACTTCACGAAGGTGGTGCAGCGGGTGCCGGTGCGCATCCAGATCGATGCCGGCCCGGAGGCGCGGCGGGTGCTGCTGGCCGGCCTGTCGGCCACCGTCGAGGTCGATACGCTGGGCGCGAAGAAACAGCGCGAACGGGCCGAGGACGAATCCGACGACAGCAAGGACCGGCGCAAGGACACGCATGAGCAGGATGTGGAGCGCGACCGCCGGACGCAGCAGCCGGGACCCGGCAAATGA